The Vibrio splendidus genome has a window encoding:
- a CDS encoding choline ABC transporter substrate-binding protein: protein MTTLNIQNVTTKTLTALAISSFAFGANASIEPQQCENVRFADVGWTDITATTAVTSELLKGLGYKTKTDLLSVPVTYSSMANGDIDVFLGNWMPTMEGDIAKYREAGTVETVRANLEGAKYTLAVPKYVYDSGVKSFADLAKHADKFKDRIYGIEPGNDGNRLIQSMIDSDAFGLKDFSLVESSEAGMVSQVSRAARRSQWIVYLGWALHPMNSNVEMEYLSGGDDFFGPNYGGANVYTNVRSNYLSECANVGQLLQNLEFTLEMENQLMEEILNQKVKPEKAAQQWLNKNPQQVEAWLDNVKTHKGESATQAVTEYLKQVKA, encoded by the coding sequence ATGACGACTCTAAATATTCAGAACGTGACGACAAAAACGTTAACAGCACTAGCCATTAGTTCATTTGCATTTGGTGCTAACGCTTCTATTGAACCACAGCAATGTGAAAACGTTCGCTTCGCTGATGTAGGCTGGACTGACATTACCGCAACAACCGCCGTTACTTCTGAACTATTAAAAGGCCTTGGTTACAAAACCAAAACCGACCTACTTTCAGTACCGGTGACTTACTCTTCAATGGCGAACGGCGATATTGATGTATTCCTAGGTAACTGGATGCCAACCATGGAAGGCGATATTGCTAAGTACCGTGAAGCGGGCACGGTTGAAACCGTTCGTGCCAACCTTGAAGGCGCAAAATACACGCTAGCCGTACCAAAATACGTGTACGACTCTGGCGTAAAAAGCTTCGCAGACCTAGCAAAACATGCCGACAAATTTAAAGACCGCATCTACGGCATCGAGCCGGGTAACGACGGTAACCGCTTAATCCAATCAATGATTGATTCTGACGCGTTTGGCTTGAAAGATTTCAGCCTAGTGGAATCAAGTGAAGCGGGCATGGTATCGCAAGTATCTCGCGCTGCTCGTCGTAGCCAGTGGATCGTTTACCTTGGTTGGGCTCTGCACCCAATGAACAGCAATGTTGAAATGGAATACCTATCAGGTGGTGACGACTTCTTTGGCCCTAACTACGGTGGCGCGAATGTTTACACTAACGTTCGTTCAAACTACCTGTCTGAGTGTGCAAATGTCGGTCAACTTCTACAAAACCTAGAATTCACTCTAGAGATGGAAAACCAGTTGATGGAAGAGATTCTTAACCAAAAAGTGAAGCCAGAAAAAGCGGCTCAACAATGGTTGAACAAGAACCCTCAACAAGTGGAAGCTTGGTTAGACAATGTAAAAACGCATAAAGGTGAATCAGCGACTCAAGCCGTTACTGAATACCTAAAGCAAGTTAAAGCTTAG
- the betB gene encoding betaine-aldehyde dehydrogenase, with translation MEMNSLYIDGAAVKATSGETFDSINPANGEPIATLGQASSADVDSAIESAKRGFAVWSAMTAVERSRILLKAVEILRARNDDLANLEVVDTGKPLQEAIEVDVASGADVIEYFAGLAPTLQGDQQPLSESQFFYTRREPLGICAGIGAWNYPIQIAMWKSAPALAAGNAMIFKPSEETPLTALKLAEIFTEAGLPDGVFNVVQGDYRVGQMLTAHPDIAKVSFTGETGTGKAVMADSAKTLKSVTMELGGKSPMIVFDDAKLDDAVSASMVANFYTQGEVCTNGTRVYVHENIYNAFIDQLKIRTEKLIIGNPMDMETQIGALISKEHLSKVLEAIELAKQSGATLLTGGYRVTDNGLANGNFVIPTVFVDCEDNMPHVQQEIFGPVMSVLKFTDEDDVIRRANDTKYGLAAGVFTQNLSRAHRVIHQMQAGICWVNTWGDSPAEMPVGGYKLSGIGRENGPETLLHYTQTKSILIELGDYASPYA, from the coding sequence ATGGAAATGAACTCGTTATACATCGATGGCGCAGCGGTTAAAGCAACCTCTGGTGAAACCTTTGATAGCATTAACCCTGCGAACGGTGAACCTATCGCGACGTTAGGCCAAGCATCTTCAGCGGATGTCGACAGTGCTATTGAATCTGCGAAACGCGGATTTGCGGTATGGTCTGCAATGACCGCTGTGGAACGCAGCCGTATTCTTTTGAAGGCAGTGGAAATACTTAGAGCTCGAAATGATGACCTTGCAAACCTTGAGGTTGTTGATACAGGCAAGCCGCTGCAAGAAGCGATTGAAGTGGATGTGGCGTCTGGCGCTGATGTTATTGAATACTTTGCAGGCTTGGCTCCAACGCTACAAGGCGACCAACAACCGCTGAGCGAATCTCAGTTCTTCTACACTCGCCGCGAGCCGCTAGGCATTTGTGCGGGCATTGGCGCGTGGAACTACCCAATTCAAATCGCGATGTGGAAATCGGCTCCGGCATTAGCCGCGGGTAACGCGATGATTTTCAAACCTTCAGAAGAAACGCCGCTAACGGCGCTCAAGCTTGCAGAAATCTTTACTGAAGCTGGTCTTCCTGATGGCGTGTTTAACGTGGTTCAGGGCGATTACCGTGTTGGTCAGATGCTAACGGCGCACCCAGACATCGCGAAAGTGTCGTTCACGGGCGAAACCGGTACCGGTAAAGCGGTAATGGCAGACAGCGCTAAGACGCTGAAATCAGTCACCATGGAACTTGGCGGCAAGTCACCGATGATCGTGTTTGATGATGCGAAATTGGATGATGCAGTTTCCGCTTCGATGGTTGCTAACTTCTACACCCAAGGCGAAGTGTGTACTAACGGTACCCGTGTTTATGTACACGAAAACATCTACAACGCATTCATCGACCAACTTAAAATACGCACTGAGAAACTGATCATTGGTAACCCAATGGACATGGAGACTCAGATCGGCGCGTTGATTTCTAAAGAACACCTTTCAAAAGTTCTCGAAGCGATTGAGCTGGCAAAACAGTCAGGGGCAACTCTGCTGACTGGCGGCTATCGAGTGACAGACAACGGCTTAGCGAACGGCAACTTTGTTATCCCAACCGTGTTTGTGGATTGCGAAGACAACATGCCTCACGTTCAACAAGAGATCTTCGGCCCTGTAATGTCAGTGTTGAAGTTTACGGACGAAGACGATGTGATTCGCCGCGCTAACGACACCAAATATGGCCTAGCGGCTGGCGTGTTCACGCAAAACCTTTCTCGTGCTCACCGTGTTATTCATCAAATGCAGGCAGGTATTTGTTGGGTGAACACGTGGGGCGACTCACCGGCAGAAATGCCTGTTGGTGGTTACAAGCTTTCAGGTATTGGCCGTGAAAATGGACCAGAAACCCTACTTCACTATACGCAGACTAAGAGCATTCTTATTGAACTTGGCGACTACGCCAGCCCTTATGCCTAA
- the choV gene encoding choline ABC transporter ATP-binding protein codes for MSNSQEKKTMDAITIKNLDVVFGNKSKQALELLDQGKTRQEIIDETGQVVGVDNVSLTVEEGEICVLMGLSGSGKSSLLRAVNGLNEISRGSLAIKDGDKQVDLGEQCDEATLRHLRTHRVSMVFQKFALMPWLNVLDNVAFGLEMQGVAKDVRRAKAREQLEMVGLAEWETKYPHELSGGMQQRVGLARAFAMDTDILLMDEPFSALDPLIRAQLQDELILLQNKLNKTILFVSHDLDEALKIGNNIAIMESGKLIQHGKPEEIVLTPKTEYVKDFVAHTNPLNVLKGRSLMQPLDSLTQENESWKICDSKDLWIEQNEGALSVKGESTLALVEWSESDDLTAINASSVVVTSPEIGMRDAIKLKQISNHPILLVENNQLVGILDNSEFYNALTGNFQMNTAA; via the coding sequence ATGTCTAACTCTCAGGAAAAAAAGACAATGGACGCGATTACCATTAAGAATCTCGATGTTGTGTTTGGTAATAAATCGAAACAAGCGCTTGAGCTACTCGACCAAGGTAAAACTCGCCAAGAGATCATTGATGAAACTGGTCAAGTTGTCGGCGTAGACAATGTGTCGCTGACCGTTGAAGAAGGCGAGATTTGTGTGCTGATGGGGTTGTCTGGTTCTGGTAAATCATCTTTGCTTCGCGCAGTTAACGGCCTGAATGAGATCAGCCGTGGCTCATTGGCGATCAAAGATGGAGACAAGCAGGTTGATTTAGGTGAACAGTGCGACGAAGCGACCTTGCGTCATCTTCGTACTCACCGCGTTTCTATGGTGTTCCAAAAATTTGCCCTAATGCCTTGGTTAAACGTGTTAGATAACGTGGCGTTTGGTCTAGAAATGCAAGGCGTAGCCAAAGATGTTCGTCGTGCTAAAGCGCGTGAACAACTTGAAATGGTGGGTTTGGCAGAGTGGGAAACCAAGTATCCGCATGAGCTTTCTGGCGGTATGCAGCAACGTGTTGGTCTAGCGCGTGCCTTTGCGATGGATACCGACATTCTTCTTATGGATGAACCGTTTTCAGCGCTTGATCCGCTGATTCGTGCGCAGTTGCAAGATGAGCTAATTTTATTGCAAAACAAGCTTAACAAAACGATTTTGTTCGTGAGTCATGATTTAGACGAAGCGCTGAAGATTGGTAATAACATTGCGATCATGGAGTCAGGCAAACTGATTCAACACGGTAAGCCTGAAGAGATCGTACTGACGCCAAAAACCGAATACGTAAAAGACTTCGTTGCTCACACCAATCCATTGAATGTGCTTAAAGGTCGTTCTTTAATGCAGCCTCTTGATTCACTGACGCAAGAGAATGAAAGCTGGAAGATCTGCGATTCTAAAGATCTCTGGATTGAACAGAATGAAGGTGCTTTATCGGTGAAAGGTGAATCTACCTTGGCGCTTGTTGAGTGGAGCGAGTCTGACGACCTAACCGCGATTAACGCGTCTAGTGTGGTAGTGACAAGCCCGGAGATTGGTATGCGTGATGCGATTAAGCTTAAGCAGATCAGTAACCACCCAATTCTGTTGGTTGAAAATAATCAATTGGTAGGGATTTTGGATAACAGCGAGTTTTACAACGCGCTAACGGGTAACTTTCAGATGAATACCGCTGCGTAA
- the betA gene encoding choline dehydrogenase, translated as MEQRYDYIIVGAGSAGCVLADRLTESGEHSVLLLEAGGTDKSIFIQMPTALSYPMNTEKYAWQFETEKEPGLDGRELHCPRGKVLGGSSSINGMVYVRGHACDFDQWEEEGAAGWNYQACLPYFRRAESWNKGGDEYRGDNGPVGTCNGNDMELNPLYQAFIDAGKDAGYPETQDYNGYQQEGFGTMHMTVDKGVRASTSNAYLRRALKRSNLTLKKGIVARRFLLEALDVKDQSSKGQSGLKAVGVEFEKSGNTQVAVANKEVISSAGSIGSVQLLQLSGIGPKAVLEKAGVELKHELNGVGENLQDHLEVYFQYHCNEPITLNSKLGLVSKGMIGAEWILTRKGLGATNHFESCAFIRSRKGLKWPNIQYHFLPAAMRYDGQAAFDGHGFQVHVGPNKPESRGTVAITSADPHAKPEIIFNYISTEQDRQDWRDCIRLTREILSQPAMDVYRGKEIQPGLNITSDEAIDEWVKQNVESAYHPSCGCKMGSDDDPMAVLDEECRVRGVDNLRVVDSSVFPTIPNGNLNAPTIMVAERASDLILGKPMLKEQGVSVWIAPEWQEKQRINKPVREA; from the coding sequence ATGGAACAACGCTACGATTATATTATCGTCGGCGCGGGTTCGGCCGGCTGTGTGTTAGCGGATAGGCTAACGGAAAGCGGTGAACATAGCGTTTTATTACTGGAAGCTGGTGGCACGGACAAGAGTATTTTTATCCAAATGCCAACCGCGCTTTCTTACCCAATGAATACTGAAAAGTACGCTTGGCAATTTGAAACAGAGAAAGAACCGGGCCTTGATGGACGTGAACTGCACTGCCCACGTGGCAAAGTTTTAGGCGGCAGCTCATCAATTAACGGCATGGTTTATGTTCGTGGCCACGCGTGTGATTTTGACCAATGGGAAGAAGAGGGCGCTGCGGGTTGGAACTACCAAGCATGTCTGCCTTATTTCCGCCGCGCTGAATCATGGAACAAAGGCGGTGATGAATACCGTGGTGACAATGGTCCTGTCGGCACTTGTAACGGTAACGATATGGAGCTTAACCCGCTTTACCAAGCGTTCATCGATGCAGGTAAAGACGCCGGTTACCCAGAAACACAAGATTACAACGGCTACCAGCAAGAAGGCTTCGGCACCATGCATATGACGGTAGACAAGGGTGTTAGAGCCTCAACCTCTAACGCTTATCTACGTCGAGCATTGAAGCGTTCAAACCTAACCTTGAAGAAAGGTATCGTGGCGCGTCGTTTCTTACTTGAAGCACTCGACGTAAAAGACCAGTCATCAAAAGGTCAATCAGGCTTGAAAGCCGTCGGTGTCGAGTTTGAAAAGTCAGGCAATACTCAAGTGGCTGTGGCGAACAAAGAAGTGATCTCTTCTGCGGGTTCTATCGGTTCTGTTCAACTGCTTCAGCTTTCTGGTATCGGCCCGAAAGCCGTGCTTGAAAAGGCAGGCGTTGAGCTTAAACACGAGCTGAATGGCGTAGGTGAAAACCTTCAAGATCACCTAGAAGTGTACTTCCAATATCACTGCAACGAACCCATCACGCTCAACAGCAAGCTTGGTTTAGTCAGCAAAGGCATGATTGGTGCAGAATGGATTTTGACTCGTAAAGGCCTTGGTGCCACTAACCACTTTGAATCGTGCGCGTTTATTCGTTCTCGCAAAGGATTGAAGTGGCCAAACATTCAATATCACTTCCTACCAGCAGCGATGCGTTACGACGGACAAGCGGCCTTTGATGGTCACGGTTTCCAAGTACACGTTGGGCCTAACAAGCCAGAGAGTCGCGGTACGGTTGCGATCACTTCTGCTGATCCGCATGCCAAGCCAGAGATCATTTTCAACTACATCTCGACTGAACAAGATCGCCAAGATTGGCGCGATTGTATTCGTCTGACGCGTGAGATTTTGTCTCAACCTGCGATGGATGTGTATCGAGGAAAAGAGATTCAGCCGGGTCTAAATATTACTTCCGATGAAGCAATTGATGAATGGGTTAAGCAGAACGTTGAAAGTGCTTATCACCCTTCATGTGGCTGCAAAATGGGTTCAGATGATGATCCAATGGCAGTGCTTGATGAAGAGTGTCGCGTTCGCGGTGTCGATAATTTACGTGTTGTCGACTCATCGGTTTTCCCAACCATTCCAAACGGTAATTTGAACGCCCCGACCATTATGGTTGCTGAGCGTGCTTCCGATTTGATTTTAGGTAAGCCGATGCTCAAAGAGCAGGGCGTTTCAGTGTGGATTGCACCTGAGTGGCAAGAGAAGCAAAGAATAAATAAACCAGTAAGAGAAGCGTAA
- a CDS encoding MarR family winged helix-turn-helix transcriptional regulator — MDKHDEILVAIRQIIRAIDLHSKKLSKEYGLTGPQLILMRAIQEMGNVTIKELSNQTNVSQATTTTIIDRLELNGYVQRVRSSSDRRKVHANLTEKGQELLNNAPPPLQDNFVKKFQNLETWEQSLLLSSMQRVSAMMNAEDIDAAPVLQLEGIANVAKS; from the coding sequence TTGGACAAACATGACGAAATCCTGGTCGCTATTCGCCAAATTATTCGCGCTATCGATTTACACTCGAAGAAGCTGAGTAAAGAGTATGGTTTGACTGGCCCTCAATTAATCTTAATGAGAGCAATCCAAGAAATGGGTAATGTGACAATCAAAGAATTGTCTAATCAGACCAATGTAAGCCAAGCAACGACGACGACGATCATCGACCGTCTAGAGTTAAATGGCTATGTACAACGAGTACGCAGTTCATCGGACCGTCGCAAAGTACACGCGAACCTGACTGAAAAAGGTCAAGAGTTGCTAAACAATGCGCCACCGCCGCTGCAAGATAACTTCGTGAAAAAATTCCAAAACCTAGAGACGTGGGAGCAAAGCTTACTGCTTTCTTCGATGCAGCGTGTATCAGCAATGATGAACGCAGAAGACATCGACGCTGCTCCAGTGCTTCAGCTTGAAGGCATTGCAAACGTAGCCAAAAGCTAA
- the betI gene encoding transcriptional regulator BetI: MPKVGMPDIRKPQLVQATMTVIDRVGLHAASIALISKEAGVSTGIINHYFGGKHGLLEETMREILRQLSNTITTSLKALPVDAHQQRINAIIDGNFEGYQAENKVAKAWLAFWSYSMHDEQLKRLQRVNEKRLISHLRLELKGILNHEQADLVAHGIASLIDGLWLRGTLNPDGIDAQKARAIINDYLDKQLTFYSCHSK, translated from the coding sequence ATGCCGAAGGTTGGGATGCCTGATATACGTAAACCACAGCTTGTTCAAGCCACCATGACGGTGATTGATCGAGTGGGTTTGCATGCCGCGAGTATTGCGTTGATCAGCAAAGAAGCGGGAGTCTCCACTGGCATTATTAATCACTATTTTGGTGGAAAGCATGGGCTGCTCGAAGAGACCATGCGTGAAATCCTTCGCCAACTTTCCAATACCATCACCACGTCACTAAAAGCACTTCCTGTTGATGCTCACCAACAGAGAATTAACGCGATCATCGATGGCAACTTCGAAGGTTATCAAGCAGAAAATAAGGTCGCGAAGGCGTGGTTGGCATTTTGGTCATATTCAATGCATGACGAGCAGCTGAAAAGACTGCAACGTGTGAATGAAAAACGTTTGATTTCACACTTACGTCTTGAGTTGAAAGGTATTTTGAATCATGAACAAGCGGATCTCGTTGCTCACGGGATTGCGTCTCTGATTGATGGTTTGTGGCTGAGAGGCACATTAAACCCAGATGGTATCGATGCTCAAAAGGCGCGTGCCATCATCAATGATTATCTAGATAAACAACTTACGTTCTACTCGTGTCACAGCAAATAG
- the choW gene encoding choline ABC transporter permease subunit has translation MNFITENKIPVGQWMEAGVDWLTINAAGFFDAISIFLETVIMFLVDVFKWMPPALPIVMTAAIAWYLHRKPSLVIFVVAALLTILNLGYWQEMLETFVLVFAATTISVLIGVPVGIMAAHRPWLYTVLRPILDLMQTVPTFVYLIPTLVLFGLGIVPGLISTIIFAIAAPIRLTYLGVTKVPEELIEAGKAFGASRMKLLMKVELPAALPSIMAGVTQCIMLSLSMVVIAALVGADGLGKPVVRALNTVNISQGFEAGLAIVLVAIILDRLCKTPNQKEA, from the coding sequence GTGAATTTTATTACGGAAAACAAAATCCCTGTCGGACAATGGATGGAAGCGGGTGTTGATTGGCTAACAATCAATGCAGCAGGATTCTTTGACGCTATTTCGATTTTTCTAGAAACCGTCATTATGTTTTTAGTCGATGTATTTAAGTGGATGCCGCCTGCACTGCCAATCGTGATGACTGCTGCGATTGCATGGTACTTACACCGTAAACCTTCGCTAGTGATCTTTGTGGTCGCGGCACTGCTGACTATTCTTAACCTCGGCTACTGGCAAGAAATGCTGGAAACCTTTGTTCTCGTCTTTGCGGCGACAACGATTTCCGTATTAATTGGCGTACCGGTTGGCATCATGGCTGCTCACCGTCCTTGGCTCTATACAGTTTTGCGTCCAATCCTTGATTTGATGCAGACAGTCCCAACTTTCGTTTATCTGATTCCAACTCTGGTTCTATTCGGCTTGGGTATTGTTCCTGGCTTAATCTCGACCATTATTTTCGCGATAGCTGCACCGATTCGTTTAACCTACTTAGGCGTCACTAAAGTGCCGGAAGAGTTGATTGAAGCGGGTAAAGCGTTTGGTGCCAGCCGCATGAAATTGCTGATGAAGGTCGAATTACCGGCGGCTCTACCAAGTATCATGGCGGGTGTAACCCAATGTATTATGTTGTCGCTTTCGATGGTGGTTATCGCCGCTCTTGTCGGTGCTGACGGACTTGGTAAACCTGTTGTTCGTGCATTGAACACAGTGAACATCTCACAAGGTTTTGAAGCTGGATTAGCGATTGTATTAGTCGCAATCATCCTTGACCGCTTGTGCAAAACACCAAACCAGAAGGAAGCTTAA
- a CDS encoding M24 family metallopeptidase has translation MSILPLTPPQRGFESAELEQRTVELQQRLRAQNIDAAFFTTEPEFRYFSGFKSQFWESPTRPWFLVVPAVGKPIAVVPEIGVAGFDDTWIEDVRSWPSPRPEDDGISLLASTLSEVSKGSRRIGSMIGPETHLRMPATNYALLQQKLSQHSVVDVSFMVRDLRSVKSQAEIDKVRFACQVTAAGFEYLRHNLAIGMTERQACKAMHLEMLRLGADACPYLISASGQGGYDNIIMGPTDRMLSEGDVLIIDTGANFDGYFSDFDRNYAFGHAQPDTIAAYDAVYQSTEAGLAMAEPGRTTGDVWQAMWSVLEKNGALGNDVGRMGHGLGMQLTEWPSHVPNGDVILKPGMVLTLEPGMAFAKNRMMVHEENIVITESGCEMLHQRSWQLMPIIG, from the coding sequence ATGAGTATATTGCCGTTAACACCTCCGCAGAGAGGGTTTGAATCAGCAGAACTCGAGCAACGTACTGTCGAGTTGCAACAACGTCTTCGCGCGCAAAACATCGATGCTGCGTTTTTTACGACCGAACCAGAATTTCGGTATTTCAGTGGCTTCAAATCGCAGTTTTGGGAAAGCCCAACGCGTCCGTGGTTTTTGGTGGTGCCAGCGGTTGGTAAGCCCATAGCGGTAGTACCAGAGATCGGTGTGGCTGGTTTCGACGATACATGGATTGAAGATGTGCGCAGTTGGCCGTCGCCAAGGCCAGAAGATGACGGTATCTCTTTGTTAGCTTCTACGCTATCTGAAGTCTCTAAAGGTTCTCGCAGAATCGGTTCGATGATTGGCCCGGAAACACACCTACGTATGCCTGCCACTAACTATGCGTTGTTACAGCAGAAGTTGAGCCAACATAGTGTGGTTGATGTGTCATTCATGGTTCGCGATCTGCGCAGTGTTAAGTCTCAAGCGGAGATCGATAAAGTACGCTTCGCTTGCCAAGTGACAGCGGCGGGCTTTGAGTATCTTCGTCATAACCTCGCGATAGGGATGACGGAACGACAGGCGTGTAAAGCCATGCATTTGGAGATGCTGCGTTTGGGCGCCGATGCGTGTCCTTATCTGATTTCGGCATCCGGCCAAGGTGGCTATGACAACATCATCATGGGGCCAACCGATCGTATGCTCTCTGAAGGAGATGTACTGATCATCGATACGGGGGCTAACTTTGATGGCTATTTCAGTGATTTTGACCGGAACTATGCGTTTGGGCATGCGCAGCCAGATACGATAGCGGCTTATGACGCAGTATATCAATCGACAGAAGCGGGGCTCGCGATGGCAGAGCCGGGACGAACAACCGGAGACGTGTGGCAAGCCATGTGGTCGGTGCTCGAAAAGAACGGCGCGCTTGGCAACGATGTGGGTCGTATGGGGCATGGATTAGGCATGCAGCTAACAGAGTGGCCATCACATGTACCAAATGGTGACGTGATATTAAAACCCGGCATGGTGTTAACGTTAGAGCCCGGTATGGCGTTTGCGAAAAACCGCATGATGGTACACGAGGAAAACATCGTCATCACCGAATCTGGCTGCGAAATGCTGCATCAAAGATCTTGGCAGTTGATGCCGATTATTGGCTAA
- a CDS encoding TRAP transporter small permease gives MKKLLHKISVATEKLERFLITAAILAMMINSTANAIGRYAFNKSLFFSEELNQFVIVSVTFIGFAYAVRQGRNIRMTAVYDSLSFKAQKVLTTVIALLTGMLMFYLAYHAFLYVQELKSINRLSPALQFPVYWVYSIIPIGFAIAGLQYSMSFLMNLLHKEIYVSFDVIENKHNNVGEFE, from the coding sequence ATGAAAAAACTGCTACATAAAATAAGCGTCGCGACAGAAAAGCTAGAACGCTTTTTGATCACAGCCGCTATTCTCGCGATGATGATCAACTCCACCGCCAATGCGATTGGGCGATATGCCTTCAATAAAAGCCTGTTCTTCTCAGAAGAGCTTAACCAATTTGTTATTGTCTCAGTGACCTTTATTGGCTTCGCCTATGCCGTCCGCCAAGGTCGAAATATCCGCATGACTGCGGTGTACGATTCACTGAGTTTCAAAGCCCAGAAGGTGCTCACCACCGTGATTGCATTGTTGACTGGGATGTTGATGTTTTACCTCGCTTATCACGCCTTCCTGTATGTCCAAGAGTTGAAGTCAATCAACCGACTTAGCCCAGCGCTGCAGTTTCCGGTGTATTGGGTCTACTCCATTATTCCAATCGGCTTTGCCATAGCAGGGCTGCAATACAGCATGAGTTTTTTGATGAACTTGCTGCATAAAGAAATCTACGTGTCATTCGATGTCATAGAGAATAAACATAACAACGTGGGTGAATTCGAATGA
- a CDS encoding TRAP transporter large permease, translating to MSDIAQFFSDIIAGELDIYVITFTLVSVMVILLFLSFPMIVPLAVGALIGLIHFSQVEPGVLIQQMVTGISPNALIAVPMFILAADIMTRGHTAYNLLGLIQAFVGHLRGGLPITTCISCTLFGSVSGSTQATVVSVGQIMRPKLLQAGYKDSFVMALIINASDIAFLIPPSIGLILYGTLANASVGELFIAGIGPGLVLASLFSLYSYAYSVKHSDTITLVEKANTAERIEAIKKAILPLGFPALIIGGIYSGVVTPTEAASFAVLYAIIVECIFYRKLGVKDICDAALNTGLITAVVFVLVGVGQAFSWYISFEQIPQELLAPLDLESASPEYILFVIALTFFVGCMFVDSLVVLLILTPIFMPIVDAAGIDPILVGVMVTLQMAIGSATPPFGCDIFTAIAIFEKPYMEVIRGTLPFFLILVLMSALLIFFPSIALLPRDILFN from the coding sequence ATGAGTGATATTGCACAATTTTTCTCGGACATTATTGCCGGCGAACTTGATATTTATGTCATCACTTTTACTTTGGTCTCTGTGATGGTGATTCTGCTCTTTTTGAGCTTCCCAATGATCGTGCCGTTAGCGGTTGGCGCGTTAATCGGCTTGATTCATTTCTCTCAGGTTGAGCCGGGAGTGCTGATTCAGCAAATGGTGACAGGCATTTCGCCGAACGCCTTGATTGCGGTGCCGATGTTCATCTTAGCTGCGGATATTATGACGCGTGGTCACACGGCCTATAACTTGCTGGGTCTGATTCAAGCGTTTGTCGGACATCTGCGTGGTGGATTACCGATTACTACGTGTATCAGCTGTACTTTATTCGGTTCTGTTTCCGGTTCGACTCAGGCGACCGTGGTGTCGGTTGGCCAAATCATGCGCCCGAAGTTGCTGCAAGCAGGGTACAAAGACAGCTTTGTGATGGCGCTGATCATCAATGCCAGTGACATCGCGTTTCTTATTCCGCCAAGTATTGGTTTGATTCTTTATGGCACCTTAGCCAACGCCAGTGTGGGCGAATTGTTCATTGCTGGTATTGGCCCAGGTTTAGTGCTCGCGAGCTTGTTCTCGTTATACAGCTATGCCTACAGCGTCAAACACAGCGATACCATCACTTTGGTTGAAAAAGCCAACACCGCAGAACGCATTGAAGCGATCAAGAAAGCGATTCTTCCTCTCGGTTTCCCTGCTTTAATTATCGGCGGTATCTACTCTGGGGTCGTGACGCCAACAGAAGCCGCTTCGTTTGCGGTGCTGTATGCGATCATAGTTGAGTGCATTTTCTATCGCAAACTTGGCGTTAAAGACATCTGCGATGCGGCGTTAAATACTGGCTTGATTACCGCAGTTGTATTTGTGCTGGTGGGTGTTGGTCAGGCTTTTTCTTGGTACATCTCTTTCGAACAAATCCCTCAAGAACTATTAGCACCTTTGGACTTAGAGAGTGCCTCTCCAGAGTACATATTGTTTGTCATCGCACTGACTTTCTTTGTCGGCTGTATGTTTGTGGATTCGTTAGTGGTCTTGCTGATCTTGACGCCGATTTTCATGCCGATTGTTGATGCAGCAGGCATCGACCCGATATTGGTGGGTGTGATGGTGACATTGCAAATGGCCATTGGCTCAGCGACACCACCTTTTGGGTGCGACATCTTTACTGCTATCGCCATCTTTGAAAAGCCTTATATGGAAGTGATTCGCGGGACGCTGCCGTTCTTCCTGATCTTGGTGCTGATGTCTGCGTTGCTGATTTTCTTCCCAAGCATCGCTCTGTTGCCAAGAGACATCTTATTCAATTAA